The genomic interval AGGGCCACCCCGCCACCTTCGAGGTCACCGAGACCGGACTGCTGCTTCCCAGCAACTCCCCCCTGGAACTCAGCGTGCAGTACCGCTCGGTGATCGTGTTCGGCACAGCTCACGTCCTGCACGGCGAGGCGGCGCGCGGCGCGCTGATCACGCTCAGCGAGCGGGTGTTTCCGGGCCTGAAGGTGGGCACGCACACCCGGCCCGTCACGGAGGACGACCTGGCACGCACCAGCGTGTACGCCCTGAGCATCGAACGCTGGAGCGGCAAGGAGAACTGGGCGGCGCACGCCGCGCAGGAGGACGGCTGGCCGCCCCTGCCGGCCCCGCTGGCCGCGCCCTTCCGACCGGGGGAGCAGGCATGAACCGCCGCGACGTGCTCGACATGTTCCTGCTGTCTGCGTTCTGGGGCGCGTCGTTCCTGCTGATCCGGTATTCCGGCGAGGTGTTCCCGCCGGTGTGGGTGGCGCTGCTGCGCTCTGCGTTCGGGGCGCTCGTGCTGACCGGCGCGCTGCGTCTGGGGGGGCACGCCCTGCCGCCCGCGCGGCTGTGGCGGCCGCTGCTGCTGGTCGCCCTGTTCAACAACGTGATTCCCTGGTCGTTCTTCGCGTGGGGCGAGCAGACGGTCAGCAGCAACATTGCGGCGATCATCAATGCCACCACGCCCCTGTTCGCGCTGCTGATCGGCCTGACGCTGCGGGACACCCGGGTGCGCGGCGTGATGCTTGCGGGCGTCCTGCTGGGCCTGGGCGGCGTGGCCCTCACGGTGTCCGGCGGCCTGGGCGGCGGGCACGCCACGGCGCACGGCGTCATCGTGCTGCTGCTCGCCAGCCTGGGTTACGCGGTGGCAACCACCATCGCCAAGCGCAGCCTGTCCGGCCTGAACCCGGTGGGCCTGGCCACCACCCAGCTGGGCCTGAGTGCCGCCGTGCTCCTGCCGGTCGCCCTGGCCGGTCCGCACCCGGCCGCCCTGACCGCAAAGGCCACGCT from Deinococcus taeanensis carries:
- a CDS encoding pyridoxamine 5'-phosphate oxidase family protein translates to MSGAYYDPARRDPSVSRRPQNRRDDAWIEALLRRVPLGRVATVWQGEDGQVWPFVTPLAFAYRPEQRDLVYHTNVTGRLRANTAQGHPATFEVTETGLLLPSNSPLELSVQYRSVIVFGTAHVLHGEAARGALITLSERVFPGLKVGTHTRPVTEDDLARTSVYALSIERWSGKENWAAHAAQEDGWPPLPAPLAAPFRPGEQA
- a CDS encoding DMT family transporter; translation: MNRRDVLDMFLLSAFWGASFLLIRYSGEVFPPVWVALLRSAFGALVLTGALRLGGHALPPARLWRPLLLVALFNNVIPWSFFAWGEQTVSSNIAAIINATTPLFALLIGLTLRDTRVRGVMLAGVLLGLGGVALTVSGGLGGGHATAHGVIVLLLASLGYAVATTIAKRSLSGLNPVGLATTQLGLSAAVLLPVALAGPHPAALTAKATLAVAFLGVVGSGLAYLLYYGLLARVTPTQVTAVTYALPVWGLGWAALAGEPLGWVSVTGVLVVLSGLGLLNFPPRAPRADVPARQT